GTCCAGGCCATGATGCAGCGGGACTACATCGCCCTCCAAGGGTTGATCGTCATCTATGGGGCACTTGTGGTCCTTGTTAACCTCGTCACCGACCTTTCCTACGGGCTCATCGACCCCCGGATCCGCTATGAGTAGGTGGATGCGCAGCCGACGGGTGCGGGCGTTCCTGCGGAACAGGACCGCCGTAGCCGGGGCGGTCCTCGCCGCAGCCGTGACCCTGGGTGCCTTGGTCGCCCCGGCAGTGGCCCCCCATGACCCCCTCATCCAGGACGTGTACCACATGCTCGCCCCCCCGGGCGGACCCTACCCCCTCGGGACCGACGATCTCGGGCGCGATGTGCTGTCGCGCATCTTGTACGGGGCCCGGGTGTCCATCACGGTCGGCGTGTTCTCCGTTCTCATTGGAACAGGAATAGGGACGTTCGTTGGCTTGGTGGCTGGCTATTTCGGAGGGCCGCTGGAGCTCGGGGTGATGCGGGTGGTGGACATCCTCATGTCCTTTCCGGTCCTGGTGATGGGGCTCATGTTCATGGCCATCCTCGGCACGGGGATGGACAAGCTCATCGTCGCGATCGGGCTCGTGCTCACCCCCCAAATCGCCCGACTCGCTCACGGGGCGGTGGTGGCCCTACGGGAGATGGAGTACATCACGGCAGCCCGGGCCGCGGGGGCGGGGCCGTGGCGCATCCTACGACGGCATGTGCTCCCCAACGTAGCCGGAGAGATCCTGGTCATGGCCACCCTGTGGATGGCCACGGCCATCCGGGTGGAGGCGAACCTGTCGTTCATCGGGCTTGGGGTGTCCCCACCCACGCCCACTTGGGGGAACATGATCCGGGAAGGGGTGCGGTGGCTGGTGGTGACCCCATGGCTTTCGGTGTTTCCAGGCCTAGCCATCGTCATCGCCGTGCTTGGGTTCAACATGGTGGGGGACGGCCTGCGGGATGCGATGGACCCGAAACTCCTCTGATCAGGCGAGGAGGATTCCCAGGGCGATGCCCACCGCCCCGAGCAGGGCGGCCACCGCGGCCCGGTCCAGGGTGAACCGGGGAAGACGAGGGTGGAACCGCCGCACCGCAAGGTACAGGCCGTAGCCGGCCCCGGCCCCGAGGAACGCCTCGCCCCACGCTCCCGGGGTCATGAGCCCCGAAAACTCCGCCAGCCCCCATAGCCCAAACCCCACCACCGCTCCCATGAGAAGGCCCATGCCCCCGAACCCACCCCGGCGGCCGGCCGGGCGGAGGAGGGGGAGGAGCTTGGAGAAGGAGGCGGCGGTGCCCACCCCGAGGGCGAAAAGAACCCATTTGGCTACGGGAGGGGCCCCGATCGCCAGCGCCCCTTTGGCCGCAAACCCCGCCAGGGGCGGAAGAGCGGCGATGGCCCACGTCCCCACCCCCAGGGCCAAGGCTGAAGGGAGGGGGAGGCGACCGGCCAGGGCGGGGATGGACCGAACGCCCGTCCCTTCGATTCCCGTGCCGGCGGCGAGGAACAAAAGCCCCTTGAACAGGCCATGGGCCACGGCATACAGGATCGCCCCAAACTGGGCCGGCCCGCCCAGCCCAAGGCCGATCAGGACATACCCAAGCTGGGACACGGTGGAGAAGGCAAGGAAAACCTTCAAATCCGGCTCCCAGATGGCATAAGTGAGGCCGCCGAACCCGGTGAGGAGCCCGAGGGCGATGAGCATCGGCCCCACCGGAAACGCTTCCGCGAGCCGGGCCAGGGCCACGGCCCCCATATTCACCACCACCCCCGAGAGAACCGCGGACACCCCGGTCGGGGCGTAGCCGTGGGCGGGCGGGAGCCAAAGCCCGAACAGGAACAGGCCCCCCTTGACCGCCGCCCCGGCCAAAGGCAGCCCCACCCCTACCGCGAGCGCAGGATCGGAAAGATCAAGGGACATGGCGGCGATTTCACTTATCGAGAGCGTCCCGAGCTTCCCGTACACGAGCCCAAGCCCAAATAGATACAAGGTCATCCCCACCGTGGCCAAAATGAGGTACTGCAAGCTCGCCCACACCGCCCTGACCTTGCCCTCGTACCCGGTGAGGAGGAAGGAAAGGAGGGAGGCCAGCTCCAGCGCCACGTACAGGTTGAACAGGTCCCGGGAGAGCACCGCGGCCAAGCACGTCCCCATGAGGAGGGCGAGAAGGGGGTGGAACGCCCCGGTCCGGTGCCGTTCGTGCCACAGGACCACGGTGTGGACAACCAGGATGAGGGCCCAGAACGCCAGGGCCAGGGTATCCCCGGCCACCGGGATCCCCCACGGAACGCCGCCCACCACCCCTTCCGGGAACCCCGGGGCCCAGGCGGCCAGGGCGGCGAGCCCGGCCAGGATGGCCAGGGCCGCGCACAGGCGGGCCTTCCCGAGGAGGCCCACCACCCCCAAGGCCAGGTATGCCAAAACCCCCACCAGGGCAGCGTTCATGGCTCCTCCGGTTCCCGGTCCAGCTTGTGGACGTCCTGGGTGTGGCGGTGCTCGGTGAGGAAGATCACGTACACCAGGGCCAGGGCGAGGGTGGCGAAGTGGATGACGATCGCGGTGAGGACCAGGGCCTGGGGGAGGGGATCGGCGGCCGGCCCTGAGCCGAGGCCCGCGATGGGCGGCCGGGCCCCCGGCCGATGGCTCAGGGCCACCAGGAACAGGATCGCCCCGCCCGCAGCCACGTTGAGGCCGAGGAGCTTCCAGATCACGTTGCGGCGCCGCACGAGCGTCCACAGGCCCAGTCCGGCCAAGGCGATCCCGAGCGCCGCAGCAGCGATGCCCTCCACTTTACACCTCCCCCCGCGTGCTCGCGAAGTGGTGGAGCACCACCCATGCCCCGATCGCCACCTCCAGGCCGATCAGGACGTTGGCGCCCACCAGGAGCCAACTTCCCCGCCAGCTCAGGACCAGGATGAGCCCGCCCAGGGCAAGGAGGGCGGCGATGGCCCCGTACTCCACCCGCTCCAGCGACGGTTCGTGCAGCTCCTGGCTCAAGCGGTCCACGCCCTTGGCCAGGGCGAGGAGGAGGAGCCCCGAGCCGAGGATGGCCCCGGCCGGAAATCCTCCCCCCGGGCCGAGGTGGCCGCTTCCCGCGATGTAGACGCTCAGGACCACGATCGGCCCGAGCAGGATGTCCGCGGCCCGGGTGAGGAGAGGCGTCTCCGCCACCGGGGGAAGGGCCCGCCCCAGAAGAGACCGCTCGCCCTCGGCGAGCGGCGTCCCTCTCAGGGGCCGCAGCCCCATCCGCACCCCGACCAGGGCCATCGCGTACACCAAGACCTCGAGCAGGGTGTCCCACAGACGGGCGCCGAGCACGATCGCCGCCACCGCGTTCCGCGCCCCGAAGGCCGCGGCCGCCTCCTCCCAACGGGGCACAGGGGGCCGGGGAAACAGCCCCCACGTCCCCAGGGCGAGGAGGCCGACCAACGCCACCACGGCCGCCCCAGCGAGCCACCTCATCCCAGGTACCTTTCCCGAAGGCGCTCAAGCTCCCCGCTCGCCTCGAGTTCGCCCAAGAACACCTCTAACGCCTGATGGACTTCCTCTTCCCCAGGGGCCACGGCGAACCGGAACGCGAGGTCCTCCAGGGCGGCCGTTTCCGCCTCGCCGACCCGATCGCGCAACTGCCATTCCCACAGGCGCAGGAGGTCCACCACCGCCTCGCCGAGATCGCCTCGGCTCAATGCGGAGGCCAGCTCCTGGGGGTCCTCGTAGGTGGGCCCGCCAGGAGGGAGGTGGTCCTGGCCGCGGTCGCCGGCCACCGCCCCGCACGGGCCGGGGCCGGTGCGGACGGCGATCATCCGGGTGGGCACGAGGGGCCGGGAGAGGAGCACCCTCTCCCCTTCCCGGGGAAGGAATCCGCCCGCGGCGAGATCGGCCTCACCTGCGGCGAGGAGCCGAGGGACGTCCGTCCGGGCCACCCACAGGACCTCGATGTCCCGATGGAGCCACCGTCCGAACCGCTCCAGGATCTCCCACTCCAGCCCGGCCACCGCGTCCCCTTCCTGGTACAGGAGGGGGCAGACCTCGGTGGCCGCCACCACGAGACGCCCGGTCCGGCGCAGGGCAAGAAGGTAGATGAACGTGACCAGGGCAAACCCCACCGCGGCCTCGGTGAGGGCCACGTCCGGGGCCGCCAAAAACAGGTACACCCCGGCCAGGGCCAGGGAGTGCGCCCCGACCCCGATCACCCCCCACAGGAGGCGCCGCCGGGTGAGTGCGAACACAGCGAGCGCCAGAGTCAGCGCGCACAGGAGCATCGTGGCCATGCTCACCGATCCTTGGGACGATGGCCGCGCACGAACGCGCCCTTGGCGATGGCGTGGGTGGCAAGCGGTCCGGAAAAGAGGAGGCACAGGATCAGGAGCACCATGATCCCGCTCCCGGGCCCCCATCCCGCGCGGAGGATGAGCCCCACCAAGAACAGCGTTGCCCCCCCGGTGTCGGCCACCCCGGCCGCCTGGAGCCGATCGTAAGGATCGCGGAACCGGATCATGCCCAGGCCCCCGAGGAGGAGCGGGGCCACCCCCAGCCCCAGGAGCACGTCCCCGATCATCGTTCCCCCCGTTCCCCGAACCTGGCCACCAGAACCGTGCCCAAAAACCCGAGCACGGCGTAGGCCAGGGCCACGTCGAGGAGGAGGCCGTGGCCGGAGAGGGCGGCCTCGGCGGCGAGGAGAAGGGCCACCCGCACGTTCAGCGCCGCCGCGCCGCACAGGCGGTCCCACAAGGTCGGCCCGCGCCATAGCACGAAAAGCGGGGGAAGCGCCGCCGCGGCCACCGCCACCTCGATGGCGATCCTCATCCCCAAAGCCTTTCCAGGATCCGCTCCACGGTGGCGAGCCCGGGAAGCTCCGGTCCCGGCGGGCGGTGGAGACAGTGCACGTAAAGGAGGTCCCCTTCGATGAGGAGGGCGATCGTGCCCGGGGTCACGGTGATCGCCCACAGGAGGAGAAGCTGGCCCAGTTCCGAGCGCAGCCGCACCGGCACCGCCACGATCCCCGGCCGGGCGGTTCCGGCCAAGATCGCCCACCCGGTGGAGGCCACCGCCTGGGCCACCCGGCCTGCCACCACGACCGCGAACGCGAGCCACAGGTCCCACCGGATCCAGGCCGAGACTGGGAACGGAAGGCGAACGCGCCCCACGGCCAGAGCGATGAGGAGGCATGCGGGAAACGCAGCGCCCAAGGATATCACGGGCCACGCCGCTCCCCGCCAGAGAAGCGCCCACAGGCCCCAAAGGAGCGCCCCAACCACGATCCCCCCGATCCAACGTGCCATGGCCGTTTCAAGTATACCGGGGGAGCGCGCTTGCCCGGGACCCGGTCCCATGGTAGCCTCAACTTGGTCGCGTGATCCTGGGAGGATAGGAGGGGTTATGGACAATTGGTGGCGGGATTTCCTTTCGTTCCGGCGGTACATCACCCCGGCCGTGATGCCGGCCGTGTTCTGGATCGGGGTAGCCATCGCCATCATCATGGGCCTCATCACCATCATCGAGGGGGCACGGGCCCGGGTGGGGGCGGATGCGCGGCTCATCGCCTGGGGCATCATCATCCTGTTCCTCGGCCCCCTGTTCGTCCGCATCCTGTGTGAGCTGGTAATGACGTTCTTCCGCGGCGAGGACTAGCACGGCGGAAGATGCGGGTACGGCTGTGGAAACGGTGCGGTTCGAACCGCTCACCCCGGACCGGGTGTCGCTCCTCGCCGGGTTGTGCGACGCCTGTCTCTAATGGGAGGATCCCCAGGCGTTTGCCGCGAGGCTCCCCAAAGAGGAGTCCCTTGCCCGCAAAGCGCAGTGGCTCGCCACCCATCCCGAGGCCGGCGGAGTCGTGGCGTCCGTGGGAGGCGCGCCGGCCGGGTTCGTCCTCATCGGTCCGGCTTGGCTCTTCCCGCAGGCGGGCGCGTATTCCTCCGGGCCCCCATCCGCGGATGCGGCGTTCGTGGCTTGTCTCTTCGTCTCCTCGACCGCCCGGGCCCGTGGCCTCGGCCGGGCCCTTGTCCGAGCGGCGGAAGGGTGGGCACGGGCCCACCGGTATCCGGCCGTGGAGGCGTTCGCTCGGGCGGGTGACGCCAACAACCCGTCTGGCCCGCTTGGGTTCTGGGAACGGTGCGGGTACCGGGTGACCCGCGCCGCCGACGCGTTTCCCTTGGTGCGCAAGGAACTCACGCTTCCGCCCCCGGCCCAACGCGGTTGACCCGAAGGCTTTCTTTCGCCCACACCGGGGCGGAAGGCCCCCCATGGGCGGCCGAGGTACAATCGAAGGCCATGCGGGGGCTCGCCCTTGCTGTGCTGTTCCTCGTCGGCCCCGGGCTCCTTGCCGCGGGGTCGGAGGTGGTGAAGCTCGTGCTGGACGGCACGGTGAACCCGGCCACCAGTGCCTACATCCTGCGTGGCCTGCGGGTGGCGGAGCGGGCAGGGGCAGCGCTGGTGGTGCTGGAGCTAGACACCCCCGGGGGGTTGGACAGCGCGATGAAGGAGATCATGGAGGGGATCCTCGCCTCCAAGGTGCCGGTGGTGGTGTGGGTGGGCCCGGCCGGGGCGCGGGCGGCGTCGGCGGGCACGTTCATCCTCCTTGCTGCGGACGTGGCGGCCATGGCCCGCGGGACGAGCGTGGGGGCGGCGCACCCGGTGGCGATCACCGGCGAGGCGCCGCAGGAGGAGGACCCCATGGCCCAGAAGATCGTCAACGACGCGGCCGCCCGCATCCGGTCCGTGGCCGAGCTGCGGGGGCGAAACGCGGACTGGGCGGAGCGTGCGGTGCGGGAGTCGGCCACCGCCACCGCGCCGGAGGCCCTGGATCTGGGGATCATCGACCTCGTAGCCGACTCCATCCCCGAGCTCCTG
This Candidatus Acetothermia bacterium DNA region includes the following protein-coding sequences:
- a CDS encoding ABC transporter permease, whose product is MRSRRVRAFLRNRTAVAGAVLAAAVTLGALVAPAVAPHDPLIQDVYHMLAPPGGPYPLGTDDLGRDVLSRILYGARVSITVGVFSVLIGTGIGTFVGLVAGYFGGPLELGVMRVVDILMSFPVLVMGLMFMAILGTGMDKLIVAIGLVLTPQIARLAHGAVVALREMEYITAARAAGAGPWRILRRHVLPNVAGEILVMATLWMATAIRVEANLSFIGLGVSPPTPTWGNMIREGVRWLVVTPWLSVFPGLAIVIAVLGFNMVGDGLRDAMDPKLL
- a CDS encoding cation:proton antiporter subunit C, with amino-acid sequence MEGIAAAALGIALAGLGLWTLVRRRNVIWKLLGLNVAAGGAILFLVALSHRPGARPPIAGLGSGPAADPLPQALVLTAIVIHFATLALALVYVIFLTEHRHTQDVHKLDREPEEP
- a CDS encoding DUF4040 domain-containing protein, with protein sequence MATMLLCALTLALAVFALTRRRLLWGVIGVGAHSLALAGVYLFLAAPDVALTEAAVGFALVTFIYLLALRRTGRLVVAATEVCPLLYQEGDAVAGLEWEILERFGRWLHRDIEVLWVARTDVPRLLAAGEADLAAGGFLPREGERVLLSRPLVPTRMIAVRTGPGPCGAVAGDRGQDHLPPGGPTYEDPQELASALSRGDLGEAVVDLLRLWEWQLRDRVGEAETAALEDLAFRFAVAPGEEEVHQALEVFLGELEASGELERLRERYLG
- a CDS encoding monovalent cation/H(+) antiporter subunit G, whose protein sequence is MIGDVLLGLGVAPLLLGGLGMIRFRDPYDRLQAAGVADTGGATLFLVGLILRAGWGPGSGIMVLLILCLLFSGPLATHAIAKGAFVRGHRPKDR
- a CDS encoding monovalent cation/H+ antiporter complex subunit F, encoding MRIAIEVAVAAAALPPLFVLWRGPTLWDRLCGAAALNVRVALLLAAEAALSGHGLLLDVALAYAVLGFLGTVLVARFGERGER
- a CDS encoding Na+/H+ antiporter subunit E; translated protein: MARWIGGIVVGALLWGLWALLWRGAAWPVISLGAAFPACLLIALAVGRVRLPFPVSAWIRWDLWLAFAVVVAGRVAQAVASTGWAILAGTARPGIVAVPVRLRSELGQLLLLWAITVTPGTIALLIEGDLLYVHCLHRPPGPELPGLATVERILERLWG
- a CDS encoding DUF4282 domain-containing protein, with amino-acid sequence MDNWWRDFLSFRRYITPAVMPAVFWIGVAIAIIMGLITIIEGARARVGADARLIAWGIIILFLGPLFVRILCELVMTFFRGED